A part of Macaca mulatta isolate MMU2019108-1 chromosome 12, T2T-MMU8v2.0, whole genome shotgun sequence genomic DNA contains:
- the PROC gene encoding vitamin K-dependent protein C isoform X3 yields MAAGRRTCGISTTCPCASTSGMWRLTGLLLFVATWGISSTPAPLDSVFSSSERAHQVLRIRKRANSFLEELRPSSLERECVEEICDFEEAKEIFQNVDDTLAFWSKHVDGDQCLVLPLEHPCSSLCCGHGTCIDGIGSFSCDCRSGWEGRFCQREVSFLNCSLDNGGCTHYCLEEVGWRRCSCAPGYKLGDDLLQCQPAVKFPCGRPWRRIEKKRSHLKRRDTEDQEDQVDPRLIDGKMTRRGDSPWQVVLLDSKKKLACGAVLIHPSWVLTAAHCMEESKKLLVRLGEYDLRRWEKWELDLDIEEVFIHPNYTKSTTDNDIALLRLAQPATLSQTIVPICLPDSGLAERELTQAGQETLVTGWGYHSSREKEAKRNRTFILNFIKIPVVPRNECSEVMSNMVSENMLCAGILGDRQDACEGDSGGPMVASFHGTWFLVGLVSWGEGCGLLHNYGVYTKVSRYLDWIHGHIRDKEALAKSRAP; encoded by the exons ACTCAGTGTTCTCCAGCAGCGAGCGTGCCCACCAGGTGCTGCGGATCCGCAAACGCGCCAACTCCTTCCTGGAGGAGCTCCGTCCCAGCAGCCTGGAGCGGGAGTGCGTAGAGGAGATCTGTGACTTCGAGGAGGCCAAGGAAATTTTCCAAAATGTGGATGACACA CTGGCCTTCTGGTCCAAGCACGTCG ACGGTGACCAGTGCTTGGTCTTGCCCTTGGAGCACCCGTGCAGCAGCCTGTGCTGCGGGCACGGCACGTGCATCGATGGCATCGGCAGCTTCAGCTGCGACTGCCGCAGCGGCTGGGAGGGCCGCTTCTGCCAGCGCG AGGTGAGCTTCCTCAACTGCTCGCTGGACAACGGCGGCTGCACACACTACTGCCTAGAGGAGGTGGGCTGGCGGCGCTGCAGCTGTGCGCCCGGTTACAAGCTGGGGGACGACCTCCTGCAGTGCCAGCCCGCAG tgAAGTTCCCTTGCGGGAGGCCATGGAGGCGGATAGAGAAGAAGCGCAGTCACCTGAAACGACGAGACACAGAAGACCAAGAAGACCAAGTAGATCCGCGGCTCATTGATGGGAAGATGACGAGGCGGGGAGACAGCCCCTGGCAG GTGGTCCTGCTGGACTCAAAGAAGAAGCTGGCCTGCGGGGCAGTGCTCATCCACCCGTCCTGGGTGCTGACAGCGGCCCACTGCATGGAGGAGTCCAAGAAGCTCCTTGTCAGGCTTG GAGAGTATGACCTGCGGCGCTGGGAGAAGTGGGAGCTGGACCTGGACATCGAGGAGGTCTTCATCCACCCCAACTACACCAAGAGCACCACTGACAATGACATCGCGCTGCTGCGCCTGGCCCAGCCCGCCACCCTCTCGCAGACCATCGTGCCCATCTGTCTCCCGGACAGCGGCCTTGCAGAGCGCGAGCTCACTCAGGCCGGCCAGGAGACCCTCGTGACGGGCTGGGGCTACCACAGCAGCCGAGAGAAGGAGGCCAAGAGAAACCGCACCTTCATCCTCAACTTCATCAAGATTCCCGTGGTCCCGCGCAATGAGTGCAGCGAGGTCATGAGCAACATGGTGTCTGAGAACATGCTGTGTGCGGGCATCCTCGGGGACCGGCAGGACGCCTGCGAGGGCGACAGTGGGGGGCCCATGGTCGCCTCCTTCCATGGCACCTGGTTCCTGGTGGGCCTGGTGAGCTGGGGTGAGGGCTGTGGGCTCCTTCACAACTACGGCGTTTACACCAAAGTCAGCCGCTACCTGGACTGGATCCACGGGCACATCAGAGACAAGGAAGCCCTCGCCAAGAGCCGGGCACCTTAG
- the PROC gene encoding vitamin K-dependent protein C isoform X4 — protein sequence MWRLTGLLLFVATWGISSTPAPLDSVFSSSERAHQVLRIRKRANSFLEELRPSSLERECVEEICDFEEAKEIFQNVDDTLAFWSKHVDGDQCLVLPLEHPCSSLCCGHGTCIDGIGSFSCDCRSGWEGRFCQREVSFLNCSLDNGGCTHYCLEEVGWRRCSCAPGYKLGDDLLQCQPAVKFPCGRPWRRIEKKRSHLKRRDTEDQEDQVDPRLIDGKMTRRGDSPWQVVLLDSKKKLACGAVLIHPSWVLTAAHCMEESKKLLVRLGEYDLRRWEKWELDLDIEEVFIHPNYTKSTTDNDIALLRLAQPATLSQTIVPICLPDSGLAERELTQAGQETLVTGWGYHSSREKEAKRNRTFILNFIKIPVVPRNECSEVMSNMVSENMLCAGILGDRQDACEGDSGGPMVASFHGTWFLVGLVSWGEGCGLLHNYGVYTKVSRYLDWIHGHIRDKEALAKSRAP from the exons ACTCAGTGTTCTCCAGCAGCGAGCGTGCCCACCAGGTGCTGCGGATCCGCAAACGCGCCAACTCCTTCCTGGAGGAGCTCCGTCCCAGCAGCCTGGAGCGGGAGTGCGTAGAGGAGATCTGTGACTTCGAGGAGGCCAAGGAAATTTTCCAAAATGTGGATGACACA CTGGCCTTCTGGTCCAAGCACGTCG ACGGTGACCAGTGCTTGGTCTTGCCCTTGGAGCACCCGTGCAGCAGCCTGTGCTGCGGGCACGGCACGTGCATCGATGGCATCGGCAGCTTCAGCTGCGACTGCCGCAGCGGCTGGGAGGGCCGCTTCTGCCAGCGCG AGGTGAGCTTCCTCAACTGCTCGCTGGACAACGGCGGCTGCACACACTACTGCCTAGAGGAGGTGGGCTGGCGGCGCTGCAGCTGTGCGCCCGGTTACAAGCTGGGGGACGACCTCCTGCAGTGCCAGCCCGCAG tgAAGTTCCCTTGCGGGAGGCCATGGAGGCGGATAGAGAAGAAGCGCAGTCACCTGAAACGACGAGACACAGAAGACCAAGAAGACCAAGTAGATCCGCGGCTCATTGATGGGAAGATGACGAGGCGGGGAGACAGCCCCTGGCAG GTGGTCCTGCTGGACTCAAAGAAGAAGCTGGCCTGCGGGGCAGTGCTCATCCACCCGTCCTGGGTGCTGACAGCGGCCCACTGCATGGAGGAGTCCAAGAAGCTCCTTGTCAGGCTTG GAGAGTATGACCTGCGGCGCTGGGAGAAGTGGGAGCTGGACCTGGACATCGAGGAGGTCTTCATCCACCCCAACTACACCAAGAGCACCACTGACAATGACATCGCGCTGCTGCGCCTGGCCCAGCCCGCCACCCTCTCGCAGACCATCGTGCCCATCTGTCTCCCGGACAGCGGCCTTGCAGAGCGCGAGCTCACTCAGGCCGGCCAGGAGACCCTCGTGACGGGCTGGGGCTACCACAGCAGCCGAGAGAAGGAGGCCAAGAGAAACCGCACCTTCATCCTCAACTTCATCAAGATTCCCGTGGTCCCGCGCAATGAGTGCAGCGAGGTCATGAGCAACATGGTGTCTGAGAACATGCTGTGTGCGGGCATCCTCGGGGACCGGCAGGACGCCTGCGAGGGCGACAGTGGGGGGCCCATGGTCGCCTCCTTCCATGGCACCTGGTTCCTGGTGGGCCTGGTGAGCTGGGGTGAGGGCTGTGGGCTCCTTCACAACTACGGCGTTTACACCAAAGTCAGCCGCTACCTGGACTGGATCCACGGGCACATCAGAGACAAGGAAGCCCTCGCCAAGAGCCGGGCACCTTAG
- the PROC gene encoding vitamin K-dependent protein C isoform X5: MWMTHWPSGPSTSTVTSAWSCPWSTRAAACAAGTARASMASAASAATAAAAGRAASASAVRGRGGAGGRWGGAGPGGGRGASASCPRPALPAEVSFLNCSLDNGGCTHYCLEEVGWRRCSCAPGYKLGDDLLQCQPAVKFPCGRPWRRIEKKRSHLKRRDTEDQEDQVDPRLIDGKMTRRGDSPWQVVLLDSKKKLACGAVLIHPSWVLTAAHCMEESKKLLVRLGEYDLRRWEKWELDLDIEEVFIHPNYTKSTTDNDIALLRLAQPATLSQTIVPICLPDSGLAERELTQAGQETLVTGWGYHSSREKEAKRNRTFILNFIKIPVVPRNECSEVMSNMVSENMLCAGILGDRQDACEGDSGGPMVASFHGTWFLVGLVSWGEGCGLLHNYGVYTKVSRYLDWIHGHIRDKEALAKSRAP; the protein is encoded by the exons ATGTGGATGACACA CTGGCCTTCTGGTCCAAGCACGTCG ACGGTGACCAGTGCTTGGTCTTGCCCTTGGAGCACCCGTGCAGCAGCCTGTGCTGCGGGCACGGCACGTGCATCGATGGCATCGGCAGCTTCAGCTGCGACTGCCGCAGCGGCTGGGAGGGCCGCTTCTGCCAGCGCGGTGAGGGGGAGAGGGGGTGCGGGCGGGCGGTGGGGCGGGGCTGGGCCGGGTGGGGGGCGCGGCGCCAGCGCCAGCTGCCCGCGCCCTGCCCTGCCCGCAGAGGTGAGCTTCCTCAACTGCTCGCTGGACAACGGCGGCTGCACACACTACTGCCTAGAGGAGGTGGGCTGGCGGCGCTGCAGCTGTGCGCCCGGTTACAAGCTGGGGGACGACCTCCTGCAGTGCCAGCCCGCAG tgAAGTTCCCTTGCGGGAGGCCATGGAGGCGGATAGAGAAGAAGCGCAGTCACCTGAAACGACGAGACACAGAAGACCAAGAAGACCAAGTAGATCCGCGGCTCATTGATGGGAAGATGACGAGGCGGGGAGACAGCCCCTGGCAG GTGGTCCTGCTGGACTCAAAGAAGAAGCTGGCCTGCGGGGCAGTGCTCATCCACCCGTCCTGGGTGCTGACAGCGGCCCACTGCATGGAGGAGTCCAAGAAGCTCCTTGTCAGGCTTG GAGAGTATGACCTGCGGCGCTGGGAGAAGTGGGAGCTGGACCTGGACATCGAGGAGGTCTTCATCCACCCCAACTACACCAAGAGCACCACTGACAATGACATCGCGCTGCTGCGCCTGGCCCAGCCCGCCACCCTCTCGCAGACCATCGTGCCCATCTGTCTCCCGGACAGCGGCCTTGCAGAGCGCGAGCTCACTCAGGCCGGCCAGGAGACCCTCGTGACGGGCTGGGGCTACCACAGCAGCCGAGAGAAGGAGGCCAAGAGAAACCGCACCTTCATCCTCAACTTCATCAAGATTCCCGTGGTCCCGCGCAATGAGTGCAGCGAGGTCATGAGCAACATGGTGTCTGAGAACATGCTGTGTGCGGGCATCCTCGGGGACCGGCAGGACGCCTGCGAGGGCGACAGTGGGGGGCCCATGGTCGCCTCCTTCCATGGCACCTGGTTCCTGGTGGGCCTGGTGAGCTGGGGTGAGGGCTGTGGGCTCCTTCACAACTACGGCGTTTACACCAAAGTCAGCCGCTACCTGGACTGGATCCACGGGCACATCAGAGACAAGGAAGCCCTCGCCAAGAGCCGGGCACCTTAG